In Hemiscyllium ocellatum isolate sHemOce1 chromosome 5, sHemOce1.pat.X.cur, whole genome shotgun sequence, the following are encoded in one genomic region:
- the hhatlb gene encoding hedgehog acyltransferase like, b gives MGLKAALPKAELCLYALVLSLAILWAASWICEASAENMSRRSFKSSVKQGWAYIGRKMDVADFEWVMWFTKFRNYILFALSGHVLFGKAISMMVPQHRSLYFMAYGILAVLATMGVSYLMLILVHCILLYSIGLAKQKWLCFAAGLCSLATFKLEPMSSWQTGFVTGTFHLHDVLFYGGSGFTIMRCMSFALENAERKDGNYSILDLLVYNFYLPFFFFGPVMTFDQFHAQVNQSKLIRKENEMWNIRKYAIAHLTVIILVDIFFHYLYILTIPSDLKLVARLSDWALACLAYFNLVYDWIKAAVMFGVVGTVARLDYLDPPKPPKCITMLYVFAETHFDRGINDWLCKYVYDYLGEDHDNILKELLATICTFLITTLWLGPETVVYIWSVCNCFGLNFELWVQKFFQLEPFASIEANQISEAMSRRIRGVFGAANFWSIILYNVLSLNSVDFALLVARRLFLTGFPWSLLSVLFVTYCGIQLIKENERRLAMEADKEKVD, from the exons AAAACATGAGCCGGCGAAGCTTTAAAAGCAGTGTCAAGCAAGGCTGGGCATATATTGGTCGGAAAATG GATGTTGCTGACTTTGAGTGGGTTATGTGGTTCACTAAGTTCCGAAACTACATTCTTTTCGCCTTATCTGGCCACGTGCTGTTTGGTAAAGCTATTTCCATGATGGTTCCTCAG cacagatccttgtaTTTTATGGCCTATGGGATACTGGCAGTTCTGGCTACAATGGGGGTCTCATACCTCATGCTGATCCTGGTCCATTGCATTCTGCTGTATAGCATCGGTTTAGCCAAACAGAAATGGCTGTGTTTCGCTGCTGGCCTCTGCAGCCTAGCAACATTCAAATTGGAACCCATGAGCTCTTGGCAG ACTGGGTTTGTAACGGGTACCTTCCACCTCCATGATGTCCTGTTTTATGGAGGAAGTGGTTTCACCATCATGCGATGTATGAGCTTTGCGTTGGAAAACGCTGAGAGGAAAGATGGAAATTACTCAATCCTGGACCTGCTGGTGTACAACTTCTACCTCCCTTTCTTCTTCTTTGGACCGGTAATGACCTTCGATCAGTTCCACGCCCAG GTGAACCAATCAAAACTCATTCGGAAAGAGAATGAGATGTGGAACATCAGGAAGTATGCCATCGCGCACCTGACTGTAATCATCCTTGTGGATATCTTCTTCCATTACCTCTACATTCTGACCATCCCTTCGGATCTGAAGCTGGTGGCACGCCTTTCTGATTGGGCATTAG CTTGTTTGGCTTATTTCAACCTGGTGTATGACTGGATAAAGGCAGCAGTGATGTTTGGCGTGGTTGGAACCGTGGCCAGACTTGACTACCTTGACCCACCCAAACCACCGAAATGCATCACCATGCTGTACGTCTTTGCTGAAAC GCACTTTGACAGAGGGATAAATGACTGGCTGTGCAA GTACGTTTATGATTATTTGGGAGAAGACCACGACAACATTCTGAAGGAGTTGCTGGCGACAATTTGCACCTTCCTGATCACCACACTCTGGCTCGGCCCGGAGACCGTGGTCTACATCTGGTCCGTGTGTAACTGCTTCGGCCTGAACTTCGAGCTCTGGGTACAAAAGTTCTTCCAACTGGAACCCTTTGCTTCCATTGAG GCTAACCAAATCTCGGAGGCCATGTCCCGACGAATCAGAGGAGTCTTTGGTGCTGCAAACTTCTGGTCCATTATTTTGTACAATGTCCTTTCACTGAACAGTGTTGACTTTGCTCTCCTGGTTGCTAGAAGGTTGTTCCTCACTG GATTCCCCTGGAGCCTGTTGAGTGTTCTCTTTGTGACATACTGTGGGATACAGCTGATCAAGGAGAATGAACGAAGGTTGGCGATGGAAGCTGACAAAGAGAAAGTGGACTAG